In one window of Pelosinus sp. IPA-1 DNA:
- a CDS encoding LytTR family DNA-binding domain-containing protein, which yields MLSILIVDDENPARDELTYLLSLENEVEIVGEADSGAAAIGLAAQLKPNVIFMDVQMRGMSGLETAAVLRTIIPDTLLVFATAYDEYAVQAFDVGAVDYLLKPFESGRVHMTVERLKSYHSDEWGAAIQRVDAALHKAKVVVQKLPLEKNGKIIMVHYNDLIYVYTQKGMVTVVTIYGEYGYVGTLTELEDRLMHTALVRVHKSYIVNLDKVKEVVPWFKGTYWLKVEGDIEIPVSKSKVKEIKGILGLK from the coding sequence GTGCTTAGTATTTTAATTGTGGACGATGAAAATCCAGCCCGGGATGAATTAACCTATTTATTGTCTTTGGAAAATGAGGTGGAAATAGTAGGTGAGGCGGATAGTGGAGCTGCCGCCATTGGTTTAGCGGCGCAATTAAAACCAAATGTGATTTTTATGGATGTTCAAATGCGTGGTATGAGTGGCCTTGAGACGGCTGCAGTACTTCGTACTATCATTCCAGATACCTTGCTCGTATTTGCTACTGCCTATGATGAATATGCGGTGCAGGCTTTTGACGTTGGGGCTGTGGATTATCTCTTAAAGCCTTTTGAAAGTGGGCGGGTTCATATGACAGTAGAGCGTCTTAAAAGTTATCATAGCGATGAGTGGGGAGCGGCCATTCAGCGTGTAGATGCCGCCTTACATAAAGCTAAAGTGGTTGTTCAAAAGCTTCCTCTAGAAAAGAACGGCAAAATTATTATGGTACATTACAATGACCTTATTTACGTTTATACTCAAAAAGGCATGGTGACCGTAGTGACTATCTATGGTGAATATGGCTACGTAGGCACTCTTACAGAATTAGAAGATCGTCTAATGCATACAGCATTAGTGCGAGTACATAAGAGCTATATCGTGAACTTGGATAAGGTAAAAGAAGTAGTTCCTTGGTTTAAAGGAACATATTGGCTGAAGGTTGAAGGCGATATTGAAATTCCCGTTAGTAAAAGCAAGGTAAAAGAAATTAAAGGTATATTAGGTTTGAAATAA
- a CDS encoding ferritin-like domain-containing protein, with translation MLSSKEVMQLEDFLGMEQSTVKTLNYFANTIQCSQTKQLFQQMAQKNQQHCQTMSKHLNAGQKLQ, from the coding sequence ATGTTATCATCCAAAGAAGTTATGCAGTTAGAAGACTTTTTAGGTATGGAGCAAAGTACTGTAAAGACATTAAATTACTTTGCCAACACAATTCAATGCAGCCAAACTAAGCAACTTTTTCAGCAAATGGCACAAAAGAATCAACAACATTGTCAAACAATGAGTAAACACTTAAATGCAGGTCAAAAATTACAATAA
- a CDS encoding spore coat protein, with product MVQAGQQQNQQSSQPNNQSSNQQSYQQGNQQQGLSGQGSQFAERDILQLVLNESKHTAESINSYILEAGDEQLRRDYMTVLGDVYSQQKQIFDVMQQKGYYNVENASAQQMAKAQSKFNGQMQ from the coding sequence ATGGTACAAGCAGGTCAACAGCAAAACCAACAAAGTAGCCAACCAAATAATCAATCAAGTAACCAACAAAGCTACCAGCAAGGTAATCAACAACAAGGGCTGTCAGGACAAGGCAGTCAGTTTGCTGAGCGGGATATATTACAGTTAGTATTAAATGAAAGTAAGCACACTGCAGAATCCATTAATTCTTATATTCTCGAGGCTGGCGATGAACAACTGCGTAGAGATTATATGACAGTGCTTGGAGATGTTTACAGCCAACAAAAGCAAATTTTTGATGTGATGCAGCAAAAAGGTTATTATAATGTAGAAAATGCATCTGCACAACAGATGGCAAAAGCACAAAGTAAATTTAACGGTCAAATGCAATAA
- a CDS encoding Fur family transcriptional regulator, whose protein sequence is MEICITSLLRDKGFKVTPQRLAIYNMLSSTKSHPNAEMIFSELQEMYPTMSLATVYKTMEILKEIGLVQVLNAGEDSFRYDAVTTNHPHVRCTECGQVEDVHGIDIDAFVDQVSQGTNYKIMGQQFYFHGICPNCQPKQAN, encoded by the coding sequence ATGGAAATCTGTATTACCTCTTTACTTCGTGATAAAGGATTTAAAGTTACCCCTCAGCGGTTAGCTATTTATAATATGTTATCTTCAACCAAATCGCATCCAAATGCAGAAATGATTTTTAGCGAGCTGCAGGAGATGTATCCAACTATGAGTTTAGCTACTGTTTATAAGACAATGGAAATCCTGAAAGAAATTGGTTTAGTTCAAGTCTTAAATGCTGGTGAAGATAGTTTTCGCTATGATGCGGTTACAACAAATCATCCTCATGTAAGATGCACTGAGTGCGGCCAGGTTGAAGATGTTCATGGTATTGATATTGATGCTTTTGTTGATCAAGTATCCCAAGGCACAAATTATAAAATTATGGGTCAACAATTTTATTTCCATGGAATTTGTCCAAATTGTCAACCTAAGCAAGCCAATTAA
- the deoC gene encoding deoxyribose-phosphate aldolase, with amino-acid sequence MDLANYIDHTILKPEATPQDIRRLCSEAIKCNFAAVCVNPCYVDLAVSLLVGSGVNVATVIGFPLGANLSVVKAFEAKQAILHGADELDMVINVGAAKLGLWEAVSYDIEQVLSVAQGRTVKVIVETGLLTEEEKEKVCHIVLESGAQYIKTSTGFVPGGATVADIKLFKSIVGDKIGIKASGGIRTLEDAKAMITAGATRLGTSTGVSIVS; translated from the coding sequence ATGGATTTAGCAAATTATATTGATCATACAATTCTGAAACCAGAGGCGACCCCACAAGATATTCGTCGTTTGTGTAGCGAAGCCATAAAATGTAACTTTGCTGCTGTTTGTGTTAATCCTTGTTATGTAGATTTAGCAGTAAGTTTGTTGGTCGGTTCGGGTGTTAACGTTGCTACTGTAATTGGCTTTCCATTAGGAGCAAACTTGTCCGTTGTCAAGGCGTTTGAAGCAAAACAAGCAATCTTGCATGGTGCAGATGAATTAGATATGGTTATCAATGTTGGTGCTGCTAAGCTAGGGCTTTGGGAAGCGGTATCGTATGATATTGAGCAGGTTCTTTCAGTAGCCCAGGGGCGTACGGTAAAGGTTATTGTAGAAACTGGGCTATTAACAGAGGAAGAGAAAGAAAAGGTTTGCCACATCGTTTTAGAAAGTGGGGCCCAATATATAAAAACATCTACAGGTTTTGTGCCTGGTGGAGCTACCGTCGCAGATATAAAATTATTTAAGTCCATAGTAGGAGATAAAATTGGTATCAAAGCGTCAGGAGGTATCCGTACTCTAGAAGATGCTAAAGCCATGATAACTGCTGGTGCCACACGTTTAGGTACCAGTACGGGTGTAAGTATCGTAAGTTAG
- a CDS encoding peptidase MA family metallohydrolase: MRKVEIGDTGMLTFVIGLLCILVLVFIVPSRTRSWVYPIVRQAVQIKVNYETRDMASYETEHFKIKYTSADADVVGMIAEAAEAAYQPVVNALGYAPRGKSLILIHPNKSELRQAFGWSDNESAMGVYWGGTIQILSPHVWLNKGESVEEFIHSGPMVHEYTHMVFDYLTNGNYPRWFTEGLAQYVEYRVNNYEWKTKSNTLDASMYTMAELDQQFDELPNQALAYRESLAAVRYIAEVYGEDKLQEVISGLKAGKTMDKSISQVLGQDYPSFTSSWQQWAILHMNTATEK; this comes from the coding sequence ATGCGAAAAGTAGAAATCGGCGATACTGGTATGTTGACATTTGTGATTGGACTACTATGTATTCTAGTGCTAGTCTTCATCGTGCCGTCAAGAACTCGCTCATGGGTATACCCTATAGTACGTCAAGCTGTGCAGATTAAAGTCAATTATGAAACACGTGATATGGCATCTTATGAGACCGAACATTTTAAGATTAAATACACTTCAGCCGATGCCGATGTGGTAGGTATGATAGCTGAGGCAGCTGAGGCAGCCTATCAGCCTGTGGTAAATGCCTTAGGATATGCACCTCGTGGCAAAAGCTTGATTCTTATACACCCTAATAAAAGCGAATTGCGCCAGGCTTTTGGTTGGTCTGATAATGAAAGCGCTATGGGTGTCTATTGGGGTGGTACAATTCAAATTTTGTCACCTCATGTCTGGTTAAATAAGGGAGAGTCAGTAGAGGAGTTTATTCATTCAGGACCAATGGTACATGAGTATACTCACATGGTTTTTGATTATCTAACAAATGGAAATTATCCTCGTTGGTTTACGGAAGGGTTAGCCCAATATGTGGAATACCGTGTAAATAATTACGAGTGGAAGACAAAAAGCAATACGTTAGATGCTAGTATGTATACGATGGCAGAGTTAGATCAGCAATTTGACGAACTGCCTAATCAAGCCTTAGCCTATCGGGAGTCGCTAGCGGCTGTACGTTATATTGCAGAGGTATATGGTGAAGATAAACTACAAGAGGTCATTAGTGGGCTAAAAGCTGGAAAAACTATGGACAAATCTATAAGTCAAGTTTTAGGTCAAGATTATCCATCGTTTACAAGCTCTTGGCAACAATGGGCGATATTGCATATGAATACGGCAACAGAGAAGTAG
- a CDS encoding phosphomannomutase/phosphoglucomutase yields MKIFHACDIRGIAGTELTEEMAHKIGLAVGVKLTGQKVVVGGDIRLSTPLLKSIMIKALVDSGCEVIDIGTVATPVFYYGLKVTKAAGGVMVTASHNPAPYNGFKLVFGDQPVSEADILEIKQMVEEGLQVSGDGTVTKLPIIEDYTKFTASLAQPSKLRVVVDAGNGATSHIAPALFKELGYDVIELYCQPDGNFPNRSPNPALAENLKGLGEKVVKSGANLGVAFDGDGDRVAFVDENGRPVDNDDIIVLIARYYLEQQPGSIIYDAKCSMVAPEQISKAGGKAVMARAGHTFCKAAFLKEKALFAGEISGHFFFRELGYDDGMFAGLKVCEFVATHGSLADLVDEIPNYILTPDIRITYKGNDKEAVLDQVAQKLSKYQPNRIDGVRIEFEDGWGMIRASVTEPLFTLRFEAKSMERLHEIISLLVSALPQNIKTAVMDALPTQYK; encoded by the coding sequence ATGAAAATTTTCCATGCGTGTGATATTCGAGGAATTGCTGGCACTGAACTTACAGAGGAGATGGCACACAAAATAGGTTTGGCAGTAGGAGTTAAACTGACTGGTCAAAAGGTAGTAGTGGGAGGCGATATTCGTCTGTCTACTCCTCTTCTGAAAAGTATTATGATAAAAGCGTTGGTAGACTCAGGCTGTGAAGTCATTGATATTGGGACCGTTGCAACTCCCGTGTTTTACTATGGACTAAAGGTTACGAAAGCAGCTGGTGGCGTTATGGTCACAGCTTCTCATAATCCAGCACCTTATAATGGTTTTAAACTAGTGTTTGGCGATCAACCAGTAAGTGAGGCAGATATTCTAGAAATAAAACAGATGGTAGAAGAGGGGCTTCAGGTCTCTGGGGATGGTACGGTGACCAAGTTGCCAATTATAGAGGATTATACAAAATTTACTGCATCATTGGCCCAGCCAAGCAAACTACGGGTAGTAGTAGATGCAGGGAATGGAGCAACGTCTCATATTGCACCCGCCTTATTTAAAGAGCTAGGTTATGATGTAATTGAATTGTATTGCCAGCCTGATGGAAACTTCCCCAATCGTTCCCCTAACCCTGCTTTAGCAGAGAATTTGAAAGGCCTTGGGGAGAAAGTAGTGAAAAGTGGTGCTAACTTAGGAGTTGCCTTTGATGGTGATGGTGATCGGGTCGCCTTTGTGGATGAAAATGGGCGTCCTGTGGACAATGATGATATCATTGTCCTCATTGCTAGATATTATTTAGAACAACAGCCAGGAAGTATTATTTATGATGCGAAATGCTCGATGGTTGCGCCGGAGCAAATAAGTAAAGCAGGTGGAAAGGCTGTTATGGCAAGGGCTGGACATACATTTTGCAAGGCAGCCTTTCTAAAAGAAAAGGCACTATTCGCTGGGGAGATTAGTGGCCACTTTTTCTTTCGTGAGCTTGGCTATGATGATGGCATGTTTGCAGGTCTAAAAGTATGTGAATTTGTTGCTACCCATGGTTCACTTGCAGACTTGGTAGATGAGATACCAAATTATATTTTAACTCCTGATATTCGCATCACTTATAAGGGAAACGATAAAGAAGCAGTTTTGGACCAGGTGGCCCAGAAACTGAGCAAATATCAGCCTAACCGAATTGATGGTGTACGGATTGAGTTTGAAGATGGTTGGGGTATGATTCGTGCATCCGTAACGGAGCCTTTATTTACGTTGCGTTTTGAGGCAAAGTCGATGGAACGTTTACATGAAATAATTAGCCTTTTGGTATCTGCTCTGCCACAAAATATAAAAACGGCAGTAATGGATGCATTACCAACCCAATATAAATAG
- a CDS encoding PAS domain-containing protein, whose protein sequence is MNDQQKSKKQLIQELSELRQQLEGLTGYPTLSMLEQSFELPLKSRKSCYPGEGEFKNLVEKSPDAIVRFDRNLRFLYANSITIEVIGIPTTQCIGKTIYELNLTSKNHQAWKAHVERVFTTKKSVTFEADFTNYKGRHFYYHARLVPEFSKDGSVPSVLCTFRNISELKKAELELRASEERNGKLLSSLPDILFFLTNEGVYLDYHVTNPLLLYKPHHSRIGKHVSEVLPAEQAAQIMATVKRAIKSGKMQFLEYQLPINDVICTLEGRIITYNSDSVLVIIRDITELKHLRQELTRLDQLNLVGEMAASIGHEVRNPMTTVRGFLQLLSNKEECKKFQDYFSLMIEELDRANSIISEFLSLAKNKKVELEKQNLNTIIKTIAPLIESNAIMSNKYLHLDLQAVPDLLLDSQEIRQLILNLVHNGLDAMPPYTTINIASFVQDDQVILAIQDKGIGIPPESIEKLGTPFFTTKETGTGLGLAVCYSIAARHKATITFDTGSQGTTFYIKFNK, encoded by the coding sequence ATGAACGATCAACAAAAGTCTAAGAAACAACTCATTCAGGAACTATCTGAATTACGTCAGCAATTAGAAGGGTTAACAGGTTACCCCACTTTAAGTATGCTTGAGCAATCTTTTGAGTTACCATTAAAATCTAGAAAATCTTGTTACCCCGGGGAAGGTGAGTTTAAAAACCTAGTAGAAAAATCTCCCGATGCCATTGTTCGTTTTGACAGAAATCTGCGCTTTTTATATGCAAATTCCATTACGATCGAAGTAATTGGGATACCAACCACCCAATGTATAGGAAAGACTATTTACGAGTTAAATTTAACAAGTAAGAACCATCAAGCTTGGAAAGCCCATGTAGAAAGAGTCTTTACAACCAAAAAAAGCGTCACCTTTGAAGCTGACTTCACCAATTATAAAGGACGGCATTTTTATTATCACGCTCGTCTTGTTCCCGAGTTTTCGAAAGATGGTAGTGTCCCTTCTGTCTTATGCACATTTCGTAATATTAGTGAATTAAAAAAAGCTGAGCTGGAGCTACGTGCCAGTGAAGAACGTAATGGCAAATTATTGTCCTCTTTGCCCGATATTCTGTTTTTTCTTACAAATGAAGGCGTCTATTTAGATTATCATGTAACTAACCCTCTTTTACTCTATAAGCCTCATCACAGTCGTATTGGTAAACATGTATCAGAGGTGCTACCTGCCGAACAAGCTGCCCAGATCATGGCCACAGTTAAGAGAGCAATCAAGAGCGGTAAAATGCAGTTTTTAGAATATCAACTACCAATAAATGACGTTATTTGTACTCTAGAAGGCCGCATTATTACATATAATTCCGATAGCGTATTAGTTATCATTAGAGACATTACAGAACTAAAACATTTAAGACAAGAGCTTACCCGTCTCGATCAGCTAAATTTAGTAGGTGAAATGGCTGCCAGTATTGGCCACGAAGTGAGAAATCCTATGACTACAGTCCGAGGATTCCTGCAACTTCTGAGCAATAAAGAGGAGTGCAAAAAATTTCAAGATTACTTTTCCCTAATGATCGAGGAACTAGATCGGGCTAATTCAATTATCAGTGAGTTTCTATCTCTGGCAAAAAATAAAAAAGTAGAGCTAGAAAAGCAAAACCTGAATACGATTATTAAGACCATCGCCCCATTAATTGAATCAAATGCCATTATGTCTAATAAATATCTCCATTTGGATTTACAGGCTGTTCCTGATTTACTCCTCGACTCACAAGAGATTCGTCAGCTCATCCTGAATTTAGTTCATAATGGTTTAGACGCTATGCCACCTTATACCACCATAAACATTGCATCCTTTGTTCAAGACGATCAAGTAATATTAGCAATTCAAGATAAAGGCATCGGCATCCCACCTGAATCTATTGAGAAATTGGGAACCCCCTTCTTCACAACCAAGGAAACAGGAACTGGTCTGGGCTTAGCCGTTTGTTATAGTATTGCCGCTAGGCATAAGGCAACCATTACTTTTGACACGGGTTCCCAAGGTACAACATTTTATATAAAATTTAATAAGTAG
- a CDS encoding MBL fold metallo-hydrolase has protein sequence MQVHVLASGSTGNAIFLDFKHTKILVDAGISTRRIKNSLAALGTDIEELNGVVITHEHRDHVSGLPTMTKKYNLPVYASPDTWHAMYCRGVIPDSCCKRLTSNLTIGQVRVEPFSISHDAADPVGYRFYNGTDKCSVVTDLGFVTDAVKEAISLSDILVLESNHDLDMLENGAYPWHLKRRIKSNRGHLSNVDAAWVLANLKRKPSMQVFLAHISKENNDPELARRTVSAILEEQGCKLGSEIELHVTYPDRTVSSNFKEVG, from the coding sequence ATGCAAGTTCATGTTTTAGCAAGTGGTAGTACTGGAAATGCTATTTTTTTAGATTTTAAACATACAAAAATATTGGTAGACGCGGGTATTAGCACTAGACGTATCAAAAATAGCCTAGCTGCTTTGGGTACTGATATAGAAGAACTTAATGGGGTAGTGATTACTCATGAACACAGAGATCACGTGAGTGGCCTACCGACAATGACCAAAAAGTATAACTTGCCAGTATACGCTAGCCCCGACACCTGGCATGCCATGTACTGCCGTGGGGTAATACCAGATAGCTGCTGCAAAAGGTTAACTAGCAATTTGACAATTGGTCAAGTTCGAGTAGAGCCTTTTAGTATCTCTCATGATGCGGCCGACCCCGTGGGATATCGATTTTATAATGGTACAGATAAGTGTAGTGTTGTTACAGATCTAGGTTTTGTAACAGACGCAGTGAAAGAGGCAATCTCTTTAAGTGATATCTTGGTATTGGAATCCAATCATGACTTGGACATGTTAGAGAATGGTGCGTATCCTTGGCACTTAAAACGTCGTATTAAGAGTAATCGCGGTCATCTGTCGAATGTGGATGCAGCTTGGGTATTAGCTAATTTAAAGCGCAAACCGAGTATGCAAGTATTTTTAGCTCATATTAGCAAAGAAAATAATGATCCTGAATTGGCAAGAAGAACTGTGAGTGCTATATTAGAAGAGCAGGGATGTAAGCTTGGTTCAGAAATTGAACTTCATGTTACTTATCCTGACCGTACAGTGAGTAGTAATTTTAAGGAGGTTGGATGA
- a CDS encoding trypsin-like peptidase domain-containing protein, giving the protein MFRKIGPLFLIAVIGALIGGSLVLAYGGSFLTKPMSQNTTPVEQLLTTPTAKAQVSEARNTPIVRAAQAVGPAVVGITNKAYAQSSFKKKVLVEQGTGSGVIFDANGYIATNNHVVENAQEITVSLADGRVLTGRVLGADPATDLAVVKVEATGLPIAVLGDSDSLLVGEPAIAIGNPLGLEFKGSVTAGVISALNRSIEIGERKFKLIQTDAAINPGNSGGALVNADGVVVGINSAKISVAGVEGIGFSIPINTARPILQSLIEKGRVVRAYLGVGILDRNTAAAYGYELAIDKGVYLVQVAKGGPAGKAGLKEGDVILKIAETEINSVADLRSAVDAQAVGSNVSVTIARKGQQQVVSVLLEEMPSQQ; this is encoded by the coding sequence ATGTTTAGAAAGATTGGGCCTCTATTTTTGATTGCTGTCATAGGGGCACTGATTGGTGGTAGTTTGGTACTAGCATATGGTGGCAGCTTTCTAACAAAGCCAATGTCACAGAATACAACACCTGTAGAGCAGTTACTTACAACACCTACTGCTAAGGCGCAAGTATCAGAAGCACGTAATACTCCGATTGTTAGAGCCGCGCAAGCTGTTGGCCCCGCAGTCGTAGGAATAACAAATAAAGCGTATGCTCAGAGTTCTTTTAAGAAGAAAGTACTTGTAGAACAAGGGACTGGATCAGGTGTGATCTTTGATGCTAATGGATATATTGCTACCAATAATCACGTGGTAGAAAATGCCCAGGAAATTACGGTATCTTTAGCTGATGGGCGAGTGCTAACAGGGCGAGTCCTTGGTGCCGATCCTGCTACGGATTTGGCAGTAGTAAAAGTAGAAGCTACTGGATTACCTATCGCTGTATTAGGTGACTCAGACAGTCTACTTGTGGGGGAACCAGCTATTGCCATTGGTAATCCTCTTGGTTTAGAGTTTAAGGGAAGTGTAACTGCTGGGGTGATTAGCGCCTTAAATCGGTCAATTGAAATTGGTGAGCGCAAGTTTAAATTAATTCAAACGGATGCTGCGATTAACCCAGGGAATTCAGGAGGAGCATTAGTCAATGCTGATGGTGTAGTTGTTGGTATTAACAGCGCCAAGATATCCGTTGCTGGTGTAGAAGGAATTGGCTTTTCCATTCCGATAAATACGGCTAGACCAATATTGCAATCGCTAATAGAGAAAGGCCGTGTAGTAAGGGCTTACTTAGGAGTGGGAATTTTAGATCGGAATACGGCTGCTGCCTATGGTTATGAACTCGCGATTGATAAAGGAGTTTATTTAGTGCAAGTCGCAAAAGGTGGCCCGGCAGGTAAGGCTGGACTTAAGGAAGGCGATGTTATTTTAAAGATAGCAGAGACGGAAATTAATAGTGTAGCAGATCTAAGAAGTGCAGTCGATGCTCAGGCTGTTGGTAGTAACGTAAGTGTTACCATTGCACGTAAAGGTCAGCAACAGGTTGTGAGCGTACTTCTAGAAGAAATGCCGAGTCAGCAGTAA
- the rlmH gene encoding 23S rRNA (pseudouridine(1915)-N(3))-methyltransferase RlmH, giving the protein MKITIVAVGKIKEKYLTMGIAEFVKRLTPYCRLSIIEVDEERMPDNPSDAEKVKVLLKEGERMLKHVKEGTHLIVLDVVGKLASSEELAEKISNLGISGKSDITFIIGGAFGLSPDIVKAANERLSFSKMTFTHQMIRLLLVEQVYRAFKINRGEPYHL; this is encoded by the coding sequence ATGAAAATTACCATTGTTGCTGTTGGCAAAATAAAAGAAAAATATCTTACCATGGGCATTGCTGAATTTGTTAAACGTCTTACTCCTTACTGCCGTCTATCAATTATAGAAGTCGACGAAGAACGCATGCCCGATAATCCTTCTGACGCTGAAAAAGTGAAGGTTCTACTTAAAGAAGGGGAACGCATGTTAAAACACGTTAAGGAAGGTACACACCTTATTGTCCTTGATGTGGTTGGCAAGCTGGCTTCCTCAGAAGAGCTGGCAGAAAAAATTAGTAACCTGGGTATTTCCGGGAAAAGTGATATCACTTTCATCATTGGTGGTGCCTTTGGTCTTTCTCCCGATATAGTCAAAGCAGCCAACGAACGGTTGTCTTTCTCCAAGATGACCTTTACTCATCAGATGATACGCTTGTTATTAGTTGAACAGGTATATAGGGCATTTAAGATTAATCGAGGAGAACCGTATCATCTCTAA
- a CDS encoding peptide deformylase produces the protein MIKPIVKDILFLGQKSEEATKNDIVVIDDLIDTLRANLEHCVGLAGNMIGVKKRILVFTVGNLIAPMVNPVILKKEKLYETEESCLSLIGFRKTKRYEMIEVEYLDRNFKKQKQVFTGFTAQIIQHEMDHFEGILI, from the coding sequence ATGATAAAACCAATTGTAAAAGATATATTGTTTTTAGGACAAAAATCAGAAGAGGCAACTAAAAATGATATAGTAGTAATTGATGATTTAATAGATACGTTAAGAGCAAACTTAGAGCATTGTGTTGGATTGGCTGGTAATATGATTGGAGTAAAAAAGCGTATATTGGTATTTACTGTAGGCAACCTTATTGCGCCTATGGTAAATCCAGTTATATTAAAGAAAGAAAAGCTTTATGAAACAGAAGAGAGTTGTTTATCTTTAATTGGCTTTAGAAAAACAAAGAGATATGAAATGATAGAGGTGGAGTATCTTGATAGAAATTTTAAGAAGCAAAAGCAAGTGTTTACTGGATTTACAGCACAAATAATTCAACATGAAATGGATCATTTTGAAGGTATATTAATCTAA
- a CDS encoding HD domain-containing protein: protein MISCATVGRMIALERGVDSELAAIACSVHDYGRIITGKKRIEIILREMKR, encoded by the coding sequence ATGATAAGTTGTGCGACAGTCGGGCGAATGATTGCTTTGGAACGCGGCGTTGATTCTGAATTGGCTGCTATCGCTTGCTCAGTACATGATTATGGCCGTATTATAACCGGAAAAAAACGGATAGAAATTATTTTGAGGGAAATGAAGCGTTAA
- a CDS encoding methyl-accepting chemotaxis protein has protein sequence MSTKVITTAGDQLVAQEILTAVQTVLGPSIEGKAYTLSGLPDHQQADLFVCISSRKDEVAKFVPQGKIVGIQMVPENRFFIDLAKLPKGQRVTIFNNSMSYAKTLIQYCLDMTIDHIVFEIIAYDEITSEEMVSELEKAELIVGVDAIVGSKGVLMTQYKQHIRPGARVIACKRVTNVSSACELMRSLTLLNQRQLASNVSDNSNKLASQIQEITSITDTMAKTIKDEIQAFTTLSNQMAQGVGKIKSVQDLSMQLEKSTQNVGNIVDSIKHISSQTNLLALNATIEAARVGEVGRGFAVVAREVGKLAAESQNSTETIRKVITEIQEVVAQIAPSLDAVSNELNSNQSIFLEVTENAKSGNQSVLKIFNALGNISNMTDKLLDSIVKLNTAD, from the coding sequence ATGAGTACTAAAGTTATTACTACTGCAGGTGATCAATTAGTCGCACAAGAAATCCTAACTGCAGTGCAAACTGTATTAGGACCATCGATAGAAGGCAAAGCATATACCCTAAGTGGCTTGCCGGATCATCAACAAGCTGACCTGTTCGTCTGCATCTCTTCGAGAAAGGATGAGGTAGCTAAATTTGTTCCTCAGGGAAAGATAGTTGGAATCCAGATGGTCCCTGAAAATCGATTTTTCATTGATTTGGCTAAGTTGCCTAAAGGCCAACGAGTTACTATATTTAATAATAGTATGAGCTACGCAAAGACACTAATACAATATTGTCTAGATATGACCATTGATCACATTGTATTTGAGATCATCGCCTATGATGAAATAACCTCTGAAGAGATGGTAAGTGAGCTAGAAAAGGCAGAGCTCATTGTTGGTGTTGACGCGATTGTTGGCTCAAAGGGGGTATTGATGACTCAATATAAACAGCATATTCGTCCTGGAGCAAGGGTTATAGCTTGTAAGCGAGTCACCAATGTAAGTTCTGCTTGTGAATTGATGAGATCACTAACTTTGCTTAACCAGCGTCAATTAGCATCGAACGTATCTGATAACTCTAACAAGCTAGCTTCGCAAATCCAAGAGATCACCTCAATAACAGATACAATGGCAAAAACCATCAAAGATGAAATCCAAGCATTCACCACCCTAAGCAACCAGATGGCTCAAGGGGTTGGCAAAATAAAAAGTGTCCAAGATCTTTCTATGCAACTGGAGAAATCAACTCAGAATGTCGGTAATATCGTTGACTCTATAAAACACATCTCCTCGCAAACCAATCTGTTAGCATTAAATGCGACGATAGAGGCTGCAAGGGTGGGGGAAGTTGGGCGCGGGTTCGCAGTTGTTGCTAGAGAGGTAGGTAAATTAGCCGCTGAAAGCCAAAATTCAACGGAGACAATCCGTAAAGTTATCACTGAAATTCAGGAAGTAGTAGCGCAGATTGCCCCTTCTTTAGATGCTGTGTCTAACGAGCTTAATAGTAATCAGAGCATTTTTCTTGAGGTAACGGAGAATGCTAAGTCTGGTAATCAATCTGTCTTGAAGATTTTTAACGCATTAGGGAATATCAGCAATATGACGGATAAGTTGTTGGATTCCATTGTAAAGCTGAATACAGCAGACTAA